TCCGCGAGTTCCACACCGGAGAAGGCCCAGTGGACGTCGTCAGGACGGAGAGGGCAACACGCTGGGACGTCCACAAGAACGCGCCGGATGCGATGGTCTGCAAAACGGTGACCGATCGATGGGAGTGGTACGATGCGGATCCGAGCGCCGGCCGGAGCCTCGTACTCACCGCTTGACCTGCGTCCCACCAAGAACCGCTCCACCCACTCGACCTGCGCTGGGAGGGCCTGGCGAAGACGATCGGCCGCAACGTCACGAACCAACAGAACTAGTCGCGAAGCAGCCTTGAGCGGCCATGATGCCAACACGTCCGACTGGGAATCACCGCGAAGTTCGTACAGCCTCCGAGACAGAGGGCCGCTGTACGCAACCTGAGAGAATCGCGCTTTCGGCGGCTGCGAGAACAACGTGTGCGACGTCTTGCCCACGGGATTCAGCCGAAACCGCCGTGCGCCCGCGGCGTGGCGCGCCTCGAGACTCGCGAGCGTCCCGACCTGTGGGCAACGGAGGGCTGTTCCGTTGCCCCGCAGAGATGGCCGGTGGACCTGACCGCCGTGGACGGCGAGTTTCTTCTCCAGTTCTGCCTCGTCGATGATCTGGCCGCACGCCCAGGCCATGTCGACGCCTCGCCCAAGCTGATAGAGCCCCAGCGCCAACGCACACACGTCGGAAGCACGTGAACGTTCTTCGGCGGCCAACGACCAGATGTAGTGCACCGGGATGAGTGGATCAAAGAGCCTCGGTCGGATCGATTTCTCGGACCTGATCTCCTCAATCCGCGCGTGATCGCCGCTCACGGTGTCCCAGTCGTTGTCAGGAACGAATACCCGCACAAGTTGCCCGGGCCACGAATGGGGACAAGCCACAATCGGAGCTGGCAGCCGTTCAAGCCAGGCAAGTGACTCGCGAGCCGACTCGGTCAGCGGCCCAATAGCGGCTCCCGCCAGCAACGCCTGGAAGAGCCGCCCGGGTGCAGGAGGCCAGTCTCCATTGCCGTGGTAACGTCCCTCGTAGAAACGGACCGTCAAGATCAGGTGTCCGGGCATGGTCGCACCTCACGGCCTTGGCTTCCGAGAGACCCGCTTCTTGGCGCCGTCGGCCAAGTCTGCCTTGGCGAACTCCTTGTCGAACGCAACGGTCTCAGGACTCTCGATTCCAAATGCCTTCGCGGCCGCCAGTGCGTACGACCATGCCTCGTCGCTCGATATGGTGACGGTATCCCGAACTCCATCACGCCCGACGGCTTGCCATGCACCGGGATGTGCCGGGTCGAGAGTTAGCAGGCAGCCCTGCCGCAGGAATCCGTCGGCTGGCTCAGTTGCGACGACAAGGGCAAGGCCGAGCAGATATCTCCGCACGGTGTCCCCATCGCGCGAACTGTTCAAGCGCCGAAGTGCGACAAGGTTGATAGTCACCGTTCGGATGATGTCACCATGGGCGACAATACCCCCAGGCGACTCGCCGGCCGGCACGTGCACAAATCCCCGCTTCGCGAGCGGACTTTTCGTATCCCCCTCCGCCTTCGCTTTGTCGTCATCGCTGAAGACCTCTAGAGCCGCATAGTCAACCGGCGGAGCGTACACTGCCGATCTCGTGAGAACGTCGACGTTCCATGCCCGGATAACCGCCTGCAGGATCCTCGGCAGCTTTGCGGATGTGTCGCGCGAATCCCAGACCCCAAACACCAGCGAGGTGGGCGCGAGCTTGGCCAACGGCCCCGCGTCACCTCTTTCGAGGAACGCGAGAAACGCTTCACGTGCGGCTTCTTTCAGTCTCGTGGATCGGACAATCGCATCGCCCAGACGATGCCCGGCGTCGAACAATGACACCTCGCGACCATTGCCGAGTACGATCGTGACCTGTGGAACGAGTTCGGCGAGTCGGTGGCCACTAGGCGCCACGCCTGACGACCTCTTGAACAGTGGTTCGAGA
This Vicinamibacterales bacterium DNA region includes the following protein-coding sequences:
- the cas7u gene encoding type I-U CRISPR-associated RAMP protein Csb1/Cas7u; the protein is MSDAVINGWADCDAGPVALCLIQKLLPIDGPGGVIFPPTYKDIGYNIDQMSDGTKVATIDSVGSQANRLEPLFKRSSGVAPSGHRLAELVPQVTIVLGNGREVSLFDAGHRLGDAIVRSTRLKEAAREAFLAFLERGDAGPLAKLAPTSLVFGVWDSRDTSAKLPRILQAVIRAWNVDVLTRSAVYAPPVDYAALEVFSDDDKAKAEGDTKSPLAKRGFVHVPAGESPGGIVAHGDIIRTVTINLVALRRLNSSRDGDTVRRYLLGLALVVATEPADGFLRQGCLLTLDPAHPGAWQAVGRDGVRDTVTISSDEAWSYALAAAKAFGIESPETVAFDKEFAKADLADGAKKRVSRKPRP